The following DNA comes from Nymphaea colorata isolate Beijing-Zhang1983 unplaced genomic scaffold, ASM883128v2 scaffold0128, whole genome shotgun sequence.
CACAAGTTCTTCTATTCTTTGCGAGGTGATGCCGAGGCGTTCCTTGGTGGGTATGGATTAATCGTTGACCATTTTTTGCATATCTGTCAAAATGCGTTGGAAGTAGAGGATGGACGCGTTGAATTGATGCGTTCTGCTATCGAGTTCCTCTTGCAATTTGCTGGCATTGTCCTTCCAACGAAGTCTGTTCCCCACGGCGTGGCCGATATCAAGGGTGTTTTGTTCGGTTATCGAAGCGGGAGAGTGAATGTAGGTGTCTGAGGCATCGGAGGCCAACTGCAGTGAATGTTGTGAGGAGGGTAATGCCTCTGAGATGTGTATGTTCTTCTTGATGAATCGAGGTTTGTAGGCCTAGCGATTGCTGATGGATTCGGGGGTGTGGGAATGGGAAGCTGTCTGTGCGGGTTTGGTCTTGGAGGGCAGGAGACGATTGGGATTGCGGTTCTCTTTTCGCATGTTTAAAATAACTGTTATTTATAATCGCAGATGTATAAGATATTGGTATAGAGCGACAGCGTTTGCTACCATAAACAGACACCCTTCAGAAAGATTGTACAAGGGGATGGGAAATTAGTCGAAAAAGAAACCTAGGGGAAGAGGTTACCCGTACTCAAAACACCGTAGATTCGAGGAAGGATCCATTTGTTCAAGCATTACCAATCCTAGCGTAAGGAGCAATAGTAATTAACGCCCAATCTATCAGCGAATAAGATATAGGTAAAGGCGCAAGTGTTGCTGGTGAGCCAGTTGGATAGGGCGGAGTTGAACCCGATCATGGAGCAGCTGTGTGAAAGATAGGAGCAAATCGATACACTGGATATCATCGGCTAGCCATAGGATGAACGGCATGTCAGTTTGGTCCTGTGTCTCAATTCCATCCTCGCTAGTGAAGAAATATACCAATTGGTTTTGTTCAATTTCCATGCCTTGCCTTTGTACCTGCAATAAACCATCTTTGCCATCATATCTGTGGATGGAAATAGTGGAAGGGACTGTATAGCTTTGGCCAATCCTGACCTCAAGGATAGCAAGGAACAGGAAAGCTTTGTCTTGCATCAGAAGTGGATTTAATTACCACGATGCATGGACTGCCTGTAAAGATTGGAATACGACCTCACTGGCATATCATCAGCCTTATAGCTGGGCAAGCCAAGGCCAAGATTGAATCCCTGTCTTACCTGTCTCACTCTTTCCGAAAAAAAGCAAACATCATGTGCTCTCTGTGGCTCCTCGTAGGATAACTGGATCTGTATGGTCTGCAGTCGGATCGGTTGCGGTCGGTATAAAAACGCAGACGCTTTCAAGCATTTCATAAAAGAGGGGCATATCATCACCATGGACCTAGAATCGCAAAGAGTGTGGAACTATCTGGCTGATTGCTTCTCGCATAGGGTGATCCCTCTCCAGAAGCAGGAAATCACTTTGAAGTTTCCTGAGGTCGGTCAGAGGAGCGATAGATATGAGTAGTCCTTAGAAGGAGCCTTTTGGGAGTATTGTTCAGTTGTTTCTGAGGAGTTATAAAGGCAGAGAACTTTTTACTAGCGGCAAAAGAATGAAGAGGAGGACTTATTCAGGAGGGAATTGGCAAAGACGTAGGCTTTGTGCGAGTAGGCAAGGAAGGAATTGAAGGAAAGGGAGGAGGCTttgaagaaattgaacaaaaagaataagaagataGAGAAGAGACTGGAGGAGGTTAGGTAGTCTTGCAAGATATAGCGATAAATATTGTCCAATTACTAGCAGACCATCCGATAAGAGGCAAAATAGCCATCGATGGCAGAGATATAGCAAAACAGTGAAAAAATACAATAGAAATTGAAGATCCTGCAAGGTTTGGATTCATAAATCGATTCCATTCTGCTAAAGTTGACATAATCGTGATTTTAATTCAATAGATACCAACCATATCCATCACAATCAATGATAatcaccatcaccaccaccatcagaaTAGCCAAGCCTTTTTGTACACTTTGATTTCCACATCATTGCGATGCTATATCAATTCCTCCAAAAACCTGCAATAATCCTAACTTTACTCGGTAGATGTGACTTGGTAGCTGGTGTATATGGCTATCGACCGAAGGTATGGCAGTTTTATGAAGGAATCCACCACTGCCAGTTGGAAATCGCTATCGTCCACGTCCCACCTACATGCTCGAACATATACACGCAATATATCTCCACCGCTTAGAGATCCTTCAACGATTATGAAGTGCCGATGAGGTTCGTGAACTGCAATTCTAAATACCATAGATTTTACTTTGTGAGACATCGTTTTCATCCTGTATAGTGCATATCTAACATCAACTGCATCTAATAATGATTACTGTATTTAAGTCTCAATTTTTTGGGTCGGTTGGCCAGGTTGGCCAATTTGGTATTGAGTTCTTTCAGGGTTTCTTAATAGATTTCATAGAATCTATATGCGTTTTCGGCTGGATCCTTCCACCTGAATTCGGGCAGGTTCAGAAGCGTCATGTTGAGATTGGTTGCcaatttttccttctctgctATGAGATAGTTCCGCAGGTGCGTGAAATGGCCGTCCTCGTAATCGTAGCTCTTGATGAGTTTGGGAATGATGACCGCTACTTGTTCACAACTGAATTCTTCGTAATTTTCCTATACTAATAGTTCTATCAATTTCCGATCATCCTCCTGGAAGATGAGATCATCGAAGACGAAGTGATCGATAGAGTCGTGGACCTATATCCCTTCGGGTGTACTTGGGTGAACAATCTTTCGACTTCTTTCCTGGCGATGGTGAAATACTCGTAGACCATTTTCTTGAGGTACGCTCTTTTTTCATTGGCGGAGTTGAGGTACTGGCTGACGATCAGTCGTATCTGTTCGAGGGTGAGGACATTATGCGCGCGCTCGTTTTCCTCGTGGTGGCTGATACACCCCTTGACCTCGCAGATGGTGGCCCTGTTGGGACAGGTGAGGCAACTGCCCAGCTGGACCACCCTACTCCTGTGGATGTGGCAGAGCGTTTGCTTGTCCTTGGGATGGCGGAGCAGCATTGATGgatttgttatatataatagGATTCAAATATGTCCGATGGGAGTGGAAAGGGGACTCGCGGGGAGGCGGAGGGACGCATAGGGGACTACTTGGTGGGTCGCACCATCGGCGAGGGTACTTTCAACAAGGTGAAAATCGCCCGCCACCTCCACTCGCAGGAACAAGTCGCCATCAAACTCATCGACAAGTCCAAGATAGTCTCTCCCGCCGACCGGCAGAGGCTGGCCAAGGAGCTCAAGATCCTCAGGAAGGTCCGCCATCCCAACATCATACAATTGCTGGAGATCTTGGAAGACAGTCGGTACTATTACCTGGTCACCGAGTACGCATCGAGAGGGGAATTGTTCGATCACATAGTTTCAAGAGAAAAATTATCGGAGTTTTAGGCGGCCAAGTTCCTGCAGCAGTTGGTGGGGGCCGTGTAGTACCTGCAGGAGATGGGAGTGGTCCACAGGGACCTGAAGCCTGAGAACGTGCTGTTGGATTATAAGTTCAACGTGAAGTTGATCGATTTCGGCCTCAGCAATATCTTCGCGAAGGGAGAGACCCTGAGCACCGCCTGTGGCAGTCCCTGCTATGCTGCTCCCGAGATGCTCACTGGGCAGCCGTACGACCCGCTTAAGGTGGATCTTTGGAGCGCTGGAGTGGTCCTCTACGCTATGTGCTTCGGCTATCTTCCCTTTGACAATCCTGATTCCTCTGAATTGTACCGAATCATCAGGGAAGGAGTGTACGAAGTCCCGTCGCATGCCAGCGAGGCACTCACGGATCTCTTGAGCAAGATTCTCTAGGTGGATCCACTGAAGAGAGCAACAGTCGAGCAGATACGCACTCACCCCTTTTGCACTTTCTCTCCCAGTGCTAAGGTATCAGGCATTATTCCTGGCCTCTCCATCATTCCCTTCTAGGCCTATCTCTAATCCCAGATGCGAGAAATCCCCTTGGACACTCACTAGCTTGCCGGGCAAATCGCCAACAACAAGCACACCCACCTCACTGCCACTTACTACCTCCTCTTGCAGCAGTGGCTTAGGCAGAAGAATGAAAGCGTGGTCGGTTACTACGCCAGCAAGGATGCGTTGATCAATCGGCATCGAGTGGTGGAGAGGGTGAAGGAGATGTACGAGAGGAGGCTTACCATTAGACTGGAGGAATTGTCGAAGAGTAGAAAGCAAAAGATAGGTCAAAATAGTGAGAATAAAAAACGGAGTAAAACCTCATagaagaagaaactgaagaCTGGTATTGAGAGTGGATCTAAGTTCCACTCCAAGGAGATATACCTTAGTCCATAGAAGCGAAAGAAGATAGATTTCAGGCACAGCAGCAGTTCTAAATCTCACCCTAAGGATaccaaaaaaaggaagaaattgtcAAGGAATTGAATGGATGTGATTATTTTCGAGTCAATTCTGATCTCTGTATATAGCACACATACCAgcgaaaataatataaaaagatCATTATAGGGCAAGTGGGATGTGGTATTCCGTTGGATTGCCCTAGTCAATAGTAAGATCAATCAATACGATTACTTTTATTCTTCGCCTTTAGACATAATCCCTTCCTTTTCTCTAAAATCCACTCCTATTTTCTCGGCTGCAATCTCCCTCAACGATCCTCTGCCACCACTCCTTCCCATCTCTCCTTCTACTGCAATTCAGACTCGCATTGGGTGCGTTTTCCCTTCTGGCACCAGCCTGACCTCCGCAAATCAACTGCAAAAGCTCCTCATCGCTCTCGTACGCCCTGCTCTGCTATTCGTTTGCCCTTTGCTGGGAGGAAATGGCTGAGATCTCCAGTCCGTTATTGTCCGAGAAGATCTGAAGGCATTCTGGTTAGATTTGCATGGCAGGAGGAGCGGCCTCGTTGGTGAAGTTGTCCTCGCTGTGTTCTTCCTGGAAGTTGTCTCCTTCGAAGCACATTAGAAacctttgttttttcatttttttgctaaatCGTCCCATTTTCGCGGATCCACTTTTCCAGCAATATTCTTGCAGGTTCTTGCGTCGATTCAAAGACTCGTCCCGCATGAAGCTGCCGAAGCTTTTccgtttttttcttcttcgattGTTGGAAAGTCTGGAGCGTGACTTATGTATGGTGGAAATGGAGTCGGTGCTGT
Coding sequences within:
- the LOC116268126 gene encoding SNF1-related protein kinase catalytic subunit alpha KIN10, which encodes MSDGSGKGTRGEAEGRIGDYLVGRTIGEGTFNKVKIARHLHSQEQVAIKLIDKSKIVSPADRQRLAKELKILRKVRHPNIIQLLEILEDSRYYYLVTEYASRGELFDHIVSREKLSEF
- the LOC116268127 gene encoding serine/threonine protein kinase OSK3 is translated as MGVVHRDLKPENVLLDYKFNVKLIDFGLSNIFAKGETLSTACGSPCYAAPEMLTGQPYDPLKVDLWSAGVVLYAMCFGYLPFDNPDSSELYRIIREGVYEVPSHASEALTDLLSKIL